The Streptococcus sp. 29896 genome includes a region encoding these proteins:
- a CDS encoding Mini-ribonuclease 3: protein MTKAVDVNLINGIALAFEGDAVYSMYIRRHLIFKGLTKPNQLHGEANKYVSAKAQASLISALLEAQLLTEKEEEIYKRGRNSHSHTKAKNADVVTYRMSTGFEAVLGYLHMTEQMERLDELVGWCIETIDMTK from the coding sequence GTGACTAAGGCAGTAGATGTCAATCTCATCAATGGAATTGCCCTGGCTTTTGAAGGGGATGCTGTCTATTCCATGTATATCAGACGGCACTTGATCTTCAAAGGGCTGACCAAGCCCAATCAATTGCACGGTGAGGCTAACAAATACGTCTCGGCCAAGGCTCAGGCAAGCCTGATTTCTGCCCTCTTAGAAGCTCAGCTATTGACCGAAAAAGAGGAAGAAATCTACAAGCGGGGGAGGAATAGCCATAGCCACACCAAGGCCAAGAATGCGGATGTGGTCACCTATCGGATGTCCACAGGTTTTGAGGCGGTTTTGGGCTATTTGCATATGACCGAGCAGATGGAACGCCTGGATGAACTGGTGGGCTGGTGTATTGAGACAATTGATATGACAAAATAA
- the cysS gene encoding cysteine--tRNA ligase, translating into MIKIYDTMTRSLRDFVPLEEGKVKMYVCGPTVYNYIHIGNARSVVAFDTIRRYFEYRGFDVTYISNFTDVDDKIIKAANEAGMTTKELSDKFIVAFKEDVAKLGVKPATKNPRVIDYMDEIIDFVQVLIDKGYAYEAAGDVYFRVEKAENYARLANKTLSDLEAGASGRVEGEGQLKEHPFDFALWKTAKPGEVSWESPWGAGRPGWHIECSVMATEILGATIDIHGGGADLEFPHHTNEIAQSECKTGQTFANYWMHNAMLNINDEKMSKSLGNFLTAHDMLEQIDGQVLRFFLSTQHYRRPLNYTEKAISDAEINLKYLKNTYTQPVQNSVDKSALELHLAAFEAAMDDDFNAANGITAIFDFAKWINSGNYDETVKEAFGKMLEVFGIVFEEEVLDSEIEALIEERQVARANRDFATADRIRDELAAQGIKLLDTKDGVRWARD; encoded by the coding sequence ATGATAAAAATTTACGATACCATGACCCGCAGTTTGCGTGACTTTGTGCCCTTGGAAGAGGGCAAGGTCAAGATGTATGTCTGCGGACCAACGGTTTATAACTATATCCATATCGGAAATGCTCGTAGTGTCGTGGCTTTTGATACCATCCGTCGCTACTTTGAATACCGTGGCTTTGATGTAACCTACATTTCTAACTTTACGGATGTGGATGACAAGATTATCAAAGCTGCTAATGAAGCTGGCATGACAACCAAGGAACTGTCTGATAAGTTTATCGTAGCTTTCAAGGAAGATGTGGCAAAACTGGGTGTCAAACCTGCTACCAAAAATCCTCGTGTCATCGACTATATGGATGAAATCATTGATTTTGTGCAGGTCTTGATTGACAAGGGCTATGCCTACGAGGCGGCTGGGGATGTTTATTTCCGTGTGGAAAAGGCTGAAAACTATGCTCGTTTGGCCAACAAAACCCTGTCTGACTTGGAGGCTGGTGCTTCTGGTCGGGTTGAGGGAGAAGGTCAGCTGAAAGAACATCCTTTCGACTTTGCCTTGTGGAAAACTGCCAAGCCAGGCGAAGTGTCTTGGGAAAGTCCTTGGGGAGCAGGTCGTCCAGGTTGGCATATCGAGTGTTCGGTTATGGCGACAGAGATTTTGGGAGCTACCATTGACATTCACGGTGGGGGTGCGGACTTGGAGTTCCCACACCATACCAATGAAATCGCCCAGTCTGAGTGCAAGACTGGTCAGACTTTTGCGAATTATTGGATGCACAATGCCATGCTCAATATCAACGATGAGAAGATGTCCAAGTCCTTGGGCAATTTCCTGACAGCCCATGATATGTTGGAACAAATTGACGGTCAGGTCTTGCGATTCTTTCTATCGACCCAGCACTACCGCCGTCCACTCAACTACACTGAGAAGGCTATTTCAGATGCGGAAATCAATCTTAAATATCTGAAAAATACTTATACACAACCTGTGCAAAACTCTGTGGATAAGTCAGCTCTTGAATTACATCTGGCAGCCTTTGAAGCAGCCATGGATGATGACTTTAATGCGGCAAATGGGATTACGGCTATCTTTGACTTTGCCAAATGGATCAACTCAGGCAACTACGATGAAACTGTAAAAGAAGCCTTTGGCAAAATGCTAGAAGTATTCGGTATTGTCTTTGAAGAAGAAGTCTTGGATAGCGAGATCGAAGCCTTGATAGAAGAGCGCCAAGTAGCGCGTGCCAATCGAGATTTTGCGACGGCTGACCGCATTCGTGATGAATTGGCAGCCCAGGGCATCAAGCTCTTGGATACCAAAGATGGTGTGAGGTGGGCACGTGACTAA
- the cysE gene encoding serine O-acetyltransferase, which translates to MGWWKDTIEIVKEKDPAARTTLEVLLTYPGVKALAAHRLSHWMWKKGFKLPARMHSQFWRFWTNIEIHPGAEIASGVFIDHGAGLVIGETAIIESGVMLYHGVTLGGTGKDTGKRHPTVRKGALVSAHAQVIGPIEIGENAKVGAAAVVLADVPADVTVVGMPAKIVRVHGQKDEKIIHDMEDGREHYTTKLAELREASHHSSHL; encoded by the coding sequence ATGGGGTGGTGGAAGGACACCATTGAGATTGTAAAAGAAAAAGATCCGGCAGCACGGACGACCTTGGAAGTTCTTTTGACCTACCCAGGTGTCAAGGCCTTGGCTGCCCACCGTCTGTCCCACTGGATGTGGAAAAAAGGCTTTAAACTCCCGGCTCGGATGCACAGCCAATTTTGGCGCTTTTGGACCAATATTGAGATTCATCCAGGCGCCGAGATTGCTTCGGGAGTCTTCATTGACCACGGAGCTGGTTTGGTTATTGGTGAGACAGCTATTATTGAGTCTGGTGTCATGCTTTACCACGGGGTAACGCTTGGTGGAACGGGTAAGGATACGGGTAAACGCCATCCAACCGTTCGAAAAGGTGCCCTTGTCTCTGCCCATGCTCAAGTGATTGGCCCCATTGAGATTGGGGAAAATGCTAAAGTGGGTGCAGCTGCCGTTGTCCTAGCCGATGTTCCAGCAGATGTGACAGTGGTCGGTATGCCAGCTAAAATTGTCCGTGTACACGGTCAAAAAGATGAGAAGATCATTCATGACATGGAAGATGGGCGTGAACACTACACCACCAAACTGGCAGAGCTGAGAGAAGCCAGTCACCATTCGTCGCATTTGTAG